CGGCGCCCACCTGGCCGCCGACTACCTGCAGCCCCTGGCCGACCTGCCCGCCCTCAAGCCACACGTGCGCTACGGCGCCCAGGTCGTCGCCGTCACCCGCCAGGGCATGGACCGCGTCCGCACCGCCGGCCGCGAGACAGCGCCGTTCCTGATTCGCCTCACCGACGGGCAGGAGCTGCTAGCCCGAGCCGTAATCGACGCCTCCGGCACCTGGACCACCCCGAACGTCCTCGGCGCCTCCGGCATCCCCGCCCACGGGGAAACGAACGCCGCCCCGTACATCGAGCAGGCCCTACCGGACGTGCTCGGCACCGAACGGGACCGGTTCGCCGGCCGCCGCACTCTGGTCGCCGGCGCCGGCCACTCCGCCGCCAACACCCTGCTCGCATTGGCCGACCTCGCCGTCCAGGAGCCCGGCACCTCCGTGCTCTGGGCGATCCGCTCGGCCAGCCCGGCCCGCACCTACGGCGGCGAGACCGCCGACGCCCTACCAGCCCGCGGCGCACTGGGCAGCCGGCTACGCGCGCACGTCGAGTCCGGCGCGGTCGAACTCGTGACCGGGTTCGCCATCCACTCCCTGGCCCCCGACGGTGACCGCGTGGCCGTGTCCGACGGCACCCGGACCTACACAGTGGACCGGATCGTCGCCGCGACCGGCTTCCGTCCCGATCACGGCCTCACCAGCGAGCTGCGCCTGGACCTGGACCCGATCCTCGGCTCCACCCGCGCGCTCGCGCCGCTGATCGACCCGAACCTGCACTCCTGCGGCACCGTTCCGCCGCACGGCGTCGACGAACTGGCCCACCCCGAGCCCGGCTTCTACGCGATCGGGGTCAAGAGCTACGGCCGCGCCCCGACGTTCCTGATGGCCACCGGCTACGAGCAGGCCCGCTCGGTCGTCGCTGCTCTGGCCGGCGACTGGGACGCGGCCCGCGACGTGCGGCTGGACCTGCCCGAGACCGGAGTGTGCAACAGCAACCCGACCGCCGACAGCGACCGCATCGACGCCGACGCCGGCGGCTGCTGCGGCACCCTCGCCGCGGCGCCGTCCGGGCGCGGTCTGGCGACCGGGATCAGCGGCGGTCTGCTCACCGCGCCGCTG
This genomic stretch from Phytohabitans houttuyneae harbors:
- a CDS encoding FAD-dependent oxidoreductase gives rise to the protein MDTNLPVVVIGAGPVGLAAAAHLHERGLPFTVLEAGDGPAASVRQWGHVRLFSPWRYNIDTAARRLLTEQEWVEPDPDVLPTGAHLAADYLQPLADLPALKPHVRYGAQVVAVTRQGMDRVRTAGRETAPFLIRLTDGQELLARAVIDASGTWTTPNVLGASGIPAHGETNAAPYIEQALPDVLGTERDRFAGRRTLVAGAGHSAANTLLALADLAVQEPGTSVLWAIRSASPARTYGGETADALPARGALGSRLRAHVESGAVELVTGFAIHSLAPDGDRVAVSDGTRTYTVDRIVAATGFRPDHGLTSELRLDLDPILGSTRALAPLIDPNLHSCGTVPPHGVDELAHPEPGFYAIGVKSYGRAPTFLMATGYEQARSVVAALAGDWDAARDVRLDLPETGVCNSNPTADSDRIDADAGGCCGTLAAAPSGRGLATGISGGLLTAPLTLLPVLGQDSVDGQHGGGCAC